One part of the Alphaproteobacteria bacterium genome encodes these proteins:
- a CDS encoding AsmA family protein has protein sequence MKKIKYLVLLLVLLLLLVIGFLFSPLFPRYLAKGIEHFGSKAMKTDVSLEKIDLSILDGSISLQNLEISSPEGFSSKAFRLDNVFVDLDIKSVFKEVIVIDSILMQSPKITLEKQGRNLNALLKGMEPKKEIKETKETSKKDEVVTAEKKVIIKSLLVQDAKVAVGDTFNINLPDISIKDLGEEKEPLKASTALYDVLSIVSKDSLGALASKGKETLKDIEDTAKDFIKGFFK, from the coding sequence ATGAAAAAAATTAAATATTTAGTGCTACTATTAGTCTTATTACTGTTGTTGGTTATTGGCTTTTTGTTCTCACCATTATTTCCTAGATATCTTGCAAAGGGAATTGAACATTTTGGTAGTAAAGCTATGAAAACAGATGTTAGTCTAGAAAAAATTGATTTAAGTATTTTAGATGGATCTATATCATTACAAAATCTTGAAATCTCAAGTCCAGAAGGATTCTCTAGCAAGGCCTTTAGATTGGATAATGTTTTTGTTGATTTAGATATAAAATCTGTTTTTAAAGAAGTTATAGTTATAGATTCTATATTAATGCAGTCTCCAAAAATAACACTTGAAAAACAAGGTAGAAACCTTAATGCTTTATTAAAAGGTATGGAGCCTAAAAAAGAAATTAAGGAAACAAAGGAAACTTCTAAAAAAGATGAAGTGGTTACAGCTGAAAAGAAAGTTATTATAAAAAGTTTATTAGTACAGGATGCTAAAGTGGCTGTAGGAGATACTTTTAATATTAACTTACCAGATATATCTATTAAAGATTTGGGTGAAGAGAAGGAACCTTTAAAAGCTTCAACAGCTTTATATGATGTTTTGAGCATTGTTTCAAAAGATTCTCTAGGAGCTCTTGCTTCAAAAGGTAAAGAAACATTAAAAGATATAGAAGATACAGCAAAAGATTTTATAAAAGGATTTTTTAAATAG
- a CDS encoding LapA family protein: MRIISSIFSLILIFIIAIFAISNRTVVDVSMFPLESAYKMPLYMVVLISTLFGFLWGIMIMSWGLLKATIKHKQLSFKIKRSID; this comes from the coding sequence ATGAGAATAATTTCCTCTATTTTTTCATTAATTCTCATATTTATTATAGCAATTTTTGCTATAAGCAACAGAACTGTTGTTGATGTTTCTATGTTTCCTTTAGAATCTGCATACAAAATGCCTTTATATATGGTTGTTTTAATCTCAACTTTGTTTGGTTTTTTATGGGGAATAATGATTATGTCATGGGGCTTGTTAAAAGCAACAATAAAACATAAACAACTAAGTTTTAAAATTAAAAGATCTATAGATTAA
- a CDS encoding integration host factor subunit beta: MKKSNIIEKMAEKNPHLSISDSELIVNTILSEIIKALKNKKRVELRGFGIFSTRLRNARKSRNPKTGEAVMVEEKTVPFFKSGKLLKERINK; encoded by the coding sequence ATGAAAAAATCTAACATAATTGAAAAAATGGCAGAAAAGAATCCACATTTATCAATTTCTGATTCAGAATTGATAGTTAATACTATATTATCAGAAATTATTAAAGCTCTTAAAAATAAAAAAAGAGTTGAACTTCGTGGTTTCGGCATTTTTTCTACTAGGTTGAGAAATGCTAGAAAATCTAGAAATCCTAAGACAGGAGAGGCTGTAATGGTGGAGGAAAAAACAGTCCCATTTTTCAAATCTGGTAAATTATTAAAAGAAAGAATAAATAAATAA
- a CDS encoding [FeFe] hydrogenase, group A: MCNLSQETQVNQSNQEKIKVSIDGIETEVLYGTTILQAARKLGIHIPTLCYHDDLCISGSCRMCVVEAQGGRKNKIQASCCFPILEPLTVKTNSPRVRKARQVIVDMMISQHIGECYNCPKNGECELQKLAELYGSGKYTFRPATQPVFEIDNSSKSVIRDMNKCIKCGRCTRACGDMLQIGAIHMDGRSIERKVQTMNDLPLGSSKCIDCGQCITHCPVGALSINTHENAVWDAIDNPNKHVVVQTAPAVRVAIGEEFGYAPGTVLTKEIVTALRKIGFDKVFDTTFGADMTIVEEGVEFLQRLEKKSKGEDVVFPQMTSCCPGWVSYIENFYPEFIPNLSTTKSPIQIQGAAIKTYYAEKNGINPEDIVSVSMTPCTAKKYEAQREEMNDSGYQDVDLTITTREVAKMMKKAGVMDITKEPKSEYDDIFGKETGSGVIFATTGGVMESALRTVIEIVTGEEGLEKLFTHADIKPVRGFDGIKTAKIKIENVVSKVPEFVKDAFDNFDFVKGAEVNVMVANGIANAKKILEGLKSGDERFSNIDFIEVMACPGGCLGGGGQPVPVNDEIRKARMEGLYKLDAGAETRISYKNPAVVDIYNDFVEGSPSTGKSHKLFHTSYKARDEEVVVQDSDSPDCDPSKCGSCKLKEPIKENDEYKI, from the coding sequence ATGTGTAATTTAAGCCAAGAGACACAAGTTAATCAATCTAATCAGGAAAAAATAAAAGTATCAATAGATGGTATTGAGACAGAGGTTCTTTACGGAACTACAATTTTACAAGCTGCTAGGAAGTTAGGTATACATATTCCAACATTATGTTATCATGATGATTTATGTATATCAGGATCTTGCAGAATGTGTGTTGTTGAAGCTCAAGGTGGTAGGAAAAATAAGATACAAGCATCTTGTTGTTTTCCTATTTTAGAGCCATTAACTGTAAAGACTAATTCTCCTAGAGTTAGGAAAGCTAGACAAGTAATTGTTGATATGATGATTTCTCAACATATAGGAGAGTGTTATAACTGTCCGAAAAATGGTGAGTGCGAATTGCAAAAGCTAGCAGAGCTATATGGTTCAGGTAAATACACATTCCGCCCTGCTACTCAGCCTGTTTTTGAAATTGATAATAGTTCAAAATCGGTTATTAGAGATATGAATAAGTGTATAAAATGTGGTAGATGCACTAGAGCTTGCGGAGATATGTTGCAAATTGGTGCTATTCATATGGATGGAAGAAGTATTGAAAGAAAAGTTCAAACAATGAATGATTTGCCATTAGGTAGCTCAAAATGTATTGACTGTGGTCAATGTATAACTCATTGCCCTGTTGGAGCTCTATCTATTAATACTCATGAAAATGCGGTTTGGGATGCAATTGATAACCCTAATAAACATGTTGTGGTTCAAACAGCTCCTGCTGTTAGAGTCGCTATTGGTGAAGAGTTTGGTTATGCTCCTGGAACAGTGCTAACAAAAGAGATTGTAACAGCATTAAGAAAAATTGGTTTTGATAAAGTCTTCGATACAACTTTCGGTGCTGATATGACTATTGTTGAGGAAGGTGTTGAATTCTTACAAAGATTGGAGAAAAAATCTAAAGGGGAAGATGTTGTGTTCCCTCAAATGACTTCATGTTGCCCTGGTTGGGTTTCTTATATTGAAAACTTCTACCCAGAGTTTATTCCAAACCTATCAACAACAAAGAGTCCTATTCAAATACAAGGTGCTGCTATTAAAACTTATTATGCAGAAAAAAATGGAATTAATCCAGAGGATATAGTTAGTGTTTCAATGACTCCTTGTACTGCTAAAAAATATGAAGCTCAAAGAGAGGAAATGAATGATTCTGGCTATCAAGATGTGGACTTAACAATCACAACAAGAGAAGTTGCAAAAATGATGAAAAAAGCTGGTGTTATGGATATAACTAAAGAACCTAAGTCAGAATATGATGATATTTTTGGTAAAGAAACAGGTTCTGGTGTTATTTTTGCTACAACAGGTGGTGTTATGGAATCTGCTCTTAGAACTGTTATTGAAATAGTTACAGGAGAAGAAGGTTTAGAAAAATTATTTACTCATGCTGATATAAAACCAGTAAGAGGATTTGACGGAATTAAAACAGCAAAAATAAAAATTGAAAATGTTGTTTCAAAAGTTCCTGAATTTGTTAAAGATGCTTTTGATAACTTTGATTTTGTAAAAGGAGCTGAAGTTAATGTTATGGTAGCTAATGGAATTGCAAATGCTAAAAAAATTCTTGAAGGGCTAAAATCAGGAGATGAAAGATTCTCAAATATTGATTTCATAGAAGTAATGGCTTGCCCTGGTGGTTGCTTAGGCGGTGGTGGACAACCAGTGCCTGTAAATGATGAGATTAGAAAGGCTAGAATGGAAGGTCTTTATAAGCTAGATGCTGGTGCTGAAACAAGAATATCTTATAAAAATCCAGCTGTTGTAGATATTTATAATGATTTTGTAGAAGGGTCTCCATCTACAGGGAAATCTCATAAATTATTCCATACAAGTTATAAGGCTAGAGATGAAGAAGTTGTTGTTCAAGACTCTGATTCTCCAGATTGCGACCCTTCAAAATGTGGTAGTTGCAAACTTAAAGAGCCAATTAAAGAAAACGATGAATATAAAATATAA
- a CDS encoding UDP-glucose 6-dehydrogenase encodes MKKLTVGIIGYGILGQSFDKWLKENTNHDVVISDPPKGINDDLTKADIFFISIHIPSEKDGTQNLSVLKSILKTVPDRPIFIRTTIKPGTSKKLSEEFNKSVNFMPEFLTERTAFEDFKTQPMVFTNHIDLLKNVFINHSYIEMTSSEAEIAKYAHNVFGALKVTYFNAIYDYCKENLCDYDNVKKGVLLSKYINETHTMVPGPDGSLGYGGKCFPKDVMAFDESTKNHPLNELIKSLEHLNSIFRK; translated from the coding sequence ATGAAAAAACTAACAGTAGGTATAATAGGTTATGGCATTTTAGGTCAATCTTTTGATAAATGGTTAAAGGAAAATACAAATCATGATGTGGTTATATCTGATCCACCGAAAGGAATTAATGATGATTTAACAAAAGCAGATATATTCTTTATTAGTATTCACATTCCTTCAGAGAAAGATGGGACACAGAATTTAAGTGTTTTAAAAAGTATTTTAAAAACAGTGCCTGATAGACCTATTTTTATAAGAACAACAATAAAACCAGGAACTTCTAAAAAATTATCAGAAGAATTTAATAAATCTGTTAACTTTATGCCAGAGTTTTTAACAGAGAGAACAGCATTTGAAGATTTTAAAACACAACCTATGGTTTTTACAAATCATATAGATTTATTAAAAAATGTTTTTATTAATCACTCTTATATTGAGATGACTTCATCAGAAGCAGAGATAGCTAAATATGCTCATAATGTATTTGGAGCTCTAAAAGTTACATATTTTAATGCTATATATGACTATTGTAAAGAAAATTTGTGTGATTATGATAATGTAAAGAAGGGGGTTTTATTAAGTAAATATATTAATGAAACACATACAATGGTTCCTGGTCCAGATGGTTCTTTAGGGTATGGTGGTAAGTGTTTCCCTAAAGATGTTATGGCATTTGATGAAAGTACAAAAAATCATCCGTTAAATGAGCTTATAAAGTCCTTAGAACACCTAAATTCTATTTTTAGAAAGTAG
- a CDS encoding porin: MKKTVLLASAAVLLAGTAQAADGLKLGLEGNASVYGVYANQDVDKAEFEIKKEMTVNFTGETMLDNGMKVGVAIETNVQEDDNDGEEEAYIYAEGGFGKVIVGKEYNAAYLMQVAAPAVDAELDGMDPTYDVVTNGSNKVDTTSYAMFGDGSSEDAGEDKITYISPVWDGLQVGASYSLGADDDGDDNRAEMSDENNEKMSLAARYAVDDVMGADWVFGAGYNKDVAADSKEWNVGVNAMVDAWDLGVAYYTEEDVTDEVEAIAVGANYTNGDYTYGASYLYKEVGDEDDLERYMAGVNYEYGPGMKLNGSVAYNTYDSDGGRDENDATVVAIGTVINF; this comes from the coding sequence ATGAAAAAAACTGTATTACTAGCTAGTGCTGCTGTATTGCTTGCAGGAACTGCTCAAGCTGCAGACGGACTAAAACTAGGTCTAGAAGGTAATGCTTCTGTTTACGGTGTTTATGCAAACCAAGATGTAGACAAAGCAGAATTTGAAATTAAAAAAGAAATGACTGTTAATTTCACTGGTGAAACAATGTTAGATAACGGTATGAAGGTTGGAGTTGCTATTGAAACTAATGTTCAAGAAGATGATAACGACGGCGAAGAGGAAGCTTACATCTATGCAGAAGGCGGCTTCGGTAAAGTTATTGTTGGTAAAGAGTACAATGCTGCTTACTTAATGCAAGTTGCTGCTCCTGCAGTTGATGCTGAGTTAGACGGTATGGATCCAACATATGATGTTGTTACTAACGGAAGCAATAAAGTAGATACTACATCTTATGCAATGTTCGGCGATGGTTCTTCAGAAGATGCTGGAGAAGATAAAATCACATATATCTCTCCTGTATGGGATGGATTACAAGTTGGTGCTTCTTACTCTCTAGGTGCTGATGACGATGGTGATGACAACAGAGCTGAAATGAGTGATGAAAACAACGAAAAAATGTCTCTTGCTGCAAGATATGCGGTTGACGATGTTATGGGAGCTGACTGGGTATTTGGTGCAGGTTACAATAAAGATGTTGCAGCCGACTCTAAAGAATGGAATGTTGGTGTAAATGCAATGGTTGATGCTTGGGATTTAGGTGTTGCTTACTACACAGAAGAAGATGTTACAGATGAAGTTGAAGCAATTGCTGTTGGTGCAAACTACACAAACGGAGACTACACTTATGGTGCTTCTTACCTATACAAAGAAGTTGGGGATGAAGATGATCTAGAAAGATACATGGCTGGTGTTAATTATGAATATGGACCAGGTATGAAACTAAATGGATCAGTTGCTTATAATACTTATGATTCAGATGGTGGTAGAGATGAAAATGATGCTACTGTTGTTGCAATCGGTACTGTAATCAATTTCTAA
- the lon gene encoding endopeptidase La, with translation MSIEAYPVLPLKDLVIFPKMVVPLFVGRQKSIFALEEALKHNGKIILLTQKNDKENEPKSKDLYKVGILANVLQLLKLPDGTVKILVEGTERVKINGEVEGRKYLMAFTKEFKSISNSDHELLKNSVISEFEKYVQMSEKIPTEALATILNMKSEDDICDIISSHLIIGYKEKQKILEESSLRKRLELIFETIEHEISLLKLENKIKKRVKDQMDKTQKEYFLNEQMKAIRQELDGADENGVDEVKELEEKIKNINFTKEARDKALYELKKYKNTNAMSPEAGIIRNYLDWLTSIPWGEKTEISSDLIAAMKLLDKEHYGLKEVKERIIEYLAVQQRVSKIKGSILCLVGPPGVGKTSLGKSIAKTTGRNFVRMSLGGVKDESEIRGHRRTYVGAMPGKIVQSMKKAKSSNPLFLFDEVDKLGSDWRGDPSSALLEVLDSEQNDTFSDNYLEIDYDLSDVMFVCTANSLNMPAPLLDRMEIIRIAGYTEDEKIQIAKRHLIKKQMSEKGLKKTEFSIDSSAIQEIIRYYTREAGVRGLEREISKIARKAIKQILTGEKRVPIKITKKKVEEYLGVRKLSFGQLEKKNIVGVTTGLAWTSVGGVTLQVEAVLIPGKGGISMTGQLGDVMKESVKAAEMYIKSNVKKLGIKEDVLKTKSIHVHVPEGATPKDGPSAGVTMVTSLVSALTGKAVRRDVAMTGEITLRGRVLPIGGLKEKMLAAKQVGINTVIIPKGNVKDLKEVPENIKKGLEIIPVDHISKVLENALEK, from the coding sequence ATGAGTATAGAAGCATATCCAGTTTTACCGTTAAAAGATTTAGTGATTTTTCCAAAAATGGTGGTTCCTCTGTTTGTAGGAAGACAAAAATCTATTTTTGCATTAGAAGAAGCTCTTAAACACAATGGTAAGATTATACTGTTAACTCAAAAGAATGATAAAGAAAACGAGCCTAAATCAAAAGACTTATACAAAGTTGGTATTTTGGCCAATGTTCTGCAGTTATTAAAACTACCAGATGGAACTGTTAAAATTCTTGTTGAAGGAACAGAAAGAGTAAAAATAAACGGTGAAGTTGAAGGTAGGAAATACCTAATGGCTTTCACTAAAGAGTTTAAAAGTATATCCAATTCAGATCACGAACTTTTAAAGAACTCTGTTATATCTGAGTTTGAAAAATATGTTCAAATGAGCGAAAAAATACCTACGGAAGCTCTAGCTACTATACTTAATATGAAAAGTGAAGATGATATTTGCGATATTATTTCTTCACATTTAATTATTGGTTATAAAGAAAAGCAAAAGATTTTAGAAGAATCTAGCCTTAGAAAGAGGTTAGAATTGATTTTTGAAACTATAGAACATGAAATTAGCTTGCTAAAATTAGAGAATAAGATTAAGAAAAGAGTTAAAGACCAAATGGATAAAACTCAGAAAGAATACTTCTTAAATGAGCAAATGAAAGCCATTCGTCAAGAGCTTGATGGTGCTGATGAAAACGGAGTAGATGAGGTTAAAGAACTCGAAGAAAAGATTAAAAATATAAACTTCACAAAAGAAGCTAGAGATAAAGCTCTGTATGAGTTAAAGAAATATAAAAATACAAATGCAATGTCTCCAGAAGCGGGAATTATTAGAAATTATTTAGATTGGTTAACTTCAATCCCTTGGGGAGAGAAAACAGAAATAAGTTCAGATTTAATTGCTGCAATGAAGCTTCTTGATAAAGAGCATTATGGTTTAAAAGAAGTTAAAGAAAGAATTATTGAGTATTTAGCTGTCCAGCAAAGAGTGTCAAAAATAAAGGGCTCTATTTTATGTTTAGTAGGTCCTCCAGGTGTTGGTAAGACCTCTTTGGGTAAATCTATTGCAAAAACTACAGGTAGGAATTTTGTAAGAATGTCTCTTGGTGGTGTTAAAGATGAATCAGAAATAAGAGGTCATAGAAGAACTTATGTTGGAGCTATGCCTGGTAAGATAGTTCAGTCAATGAAGAAAGCAAAAAGTTCAAATCCATTATTCCTATTTGATGAGGTTGATAAGCTTGGATCTGATTGGAGAGGGGATCCTTCTTCCGCTTTGTTAGAGGTTTTAGATAGCGAGCAAAATGATACTTTTTCAGATAACTATCTTGAAATAGATTATGACTTATCGGATGTTATGTTTGTTTGTACAGCCAACTCTTTAAATATGCCTGCTCCATTATTAGATAGAATGGAAATTATAAGAATCGCAGGTTACACAGAAGATGAAAAAATACAAATAGCAAAAAGACATTTAATTAAGAAACAGATGTCAGAAAAAGGTTTAAAGAAAACAGAGTTTTCTATAGATAGCTCTGCAATACAAGAAATTATAAGATATTATACTAGAGAGGCTGGGGTTAGAGGTCTTGAAAGAGAAATATCAAAAATTGCTAGAAAGGCTATAAAGCAAATTTTAACAGGAGAAAAGAGAGTTCCTATAAAAATAACTAAGAAAAAAGTTGAAGAGTATCTTGGTGTTAGAAAACTATCTTTTGGTCAGCTAGAAAAGAAAAATATAGTTGGAGTTACTACCGGGCTTGCTTGGACTTCTGTTGGAGGTGTTACTCTTCAAGTTGAAGCTGTTTTGATACCTGGTAAAGGTGGAATATCTATGACTGGTCAGCTTGGTGATGTTATGAAAGAATCTGTAAAAGCTGCAGAAATGTATATTAAATCTAATGTAAAAAAATTAGGTATAAAAGAAGATGTTTTAAAAACAAAATCAATTCATGTTCATGTGCCTGAAGGAGCTACTCCAAAAGATGGTCCCTCTGCTGGTGTTACAATGGTAACTTCTTTGGTTTCTGCTTTAACTGGTAAAGCCGTAAGAAGAGATGTTGCAATGACTGGAGAGATTACTCTTAGAGGAAGAGTTCTTCCTATAGGGGGGCTTAAAGAAAAAATGCTTGCTGCAAAACAAGTGGGTATTAATACTGTTATTATTCCTAAAGGAAATGTTAAGGATTTAAAAGAAGTGCCTGAAAACATCAAAAAAGGATTAGAAATTATACCAGTTGATCACATATCAAAAGTTTTGGAAAATGCTTTGGAAAAATAA
- a CDS encoding HU family DNA-binding protein translates to MNKTELVTAIAEGAELTKADATRALEATLEAVIETVAAGDKVSLVGFGTFQPSERKATTGRNPKTGEAIQIAAATLPKFKAGKAFKDRVNK, encoded by the coding sequence ATGAACAAAACAGAATTAGTTACAGCAATCGCAGAAGGTGCAGAATTAACAAAAGCGGATGCAACAAGAGCTTTAGAAGCTACATTAGAAGCTGTTATCGAAACAGTTGCTGCTGGAGATAAAGTTTCTCTAGTTGGTTTCGGAACATTCCAACCTTCAGAAAGAAAAGCTACAACAGGTAGAAACCCAAAAACAGGTGAAGCTATCCAAATTGCAGCTGCTACTCTTCCAAAATTCAAAGCTGGTAAAGCTTTCAAAGATAGAGTAAACAAATAA
- a CDS encoding ribonuclease J: MTKFKDNHLYYLPLGGVGIFGANCYLYRYQKKWIMIDCGLAFNNDKVRYPGVDIMFPDLSFVEEIRDDLLGVICTHGHEDHIGAIANLYSQLNCPIYASEFANRILERKFAREKKKAPILKSVKPYEKIKLGKFNIEFMPVIHSVPGAFSIKIQTKEKTLIHAGDWRLDNNPILEFSDEKQWKQAGKDEVDVFVCESSNFGGFSEGQEYQLVKSLAKIFKSSEGCVFTSIFASNVARIKVVIQAAKKAGRCVGLIGYSLRQNYKIAEDLGLLHYDFLTEDDMATIPKEEMVIIATGSQGQKNSGLYRLANNQINYIDIDSDDTVILSSRAIPGNEDNIRHISNKIKRLGAELITCDDDFVHVSGHSSPDNIAQMYKWLKPNTLIAMHGEQEQVEANINLANSLKIPNSLIVNNGEIYDIYDKKVIETIETGLVCKNHGKIVSINGSSIKEKKRISFNGACIVSICLKEEDSSLLKTPKVTLLGLDDHKIASQNTIANHLEEELKNLSCIDTPLVRRLTKKKIKEMFQTEKPIIEIHLF; encoded by the coding sequence ATGACAAAATTTAAAGATAATCATTTATATTATCTGCCGTTAGGTGGAGTAGGAATATTTGGAGCAAATTGCTATCTATATAGATATCAAAAAAAATGGATAATGATAGACTGCGGACTAGCTTTTAATAATGACAAAGTTAGATATCCTGGTGTAGATATAATGTTCCCAGACTTAAGCTTTGTAGAAGAAATAAGAGATGATTTGTTAGGAGTAATCTGTACTCATGGACATGAAGACCATATCGGAGCAATAGCAAATCTATATTCTCAATTAAATTGCCCTATATATGCAAGCGAATTTGCCAATAGAATATTGGAAAGAAAGTTTGCTAGAGAGAAAAAGAAAGCACCTATACTCAAAAGTGTAAAGCCTTATGAAAAAATCAAACTAGGTAAGTTTAATATAGAGTTTATGCCAGTGATTCACTCTGTGCCGGGAGCCTTCTCAATCAAGATACAAACAAAAGAAAAAACTTTAATTCATGCTGGAGATTGGAGATTAGACAACAATCCAATTCTCGAGTTCTCCGATGAGAAGCAATGGAAACAAGCAGGTAAAGATGAAGTCGATGTTTTTGTATGTGAATCTTCAAACTTTGGAGGGTTTTCAGAAGGGCAAGAATACCAACTTGTAAAATCTTTAGCAAAAATATTTAAATCATCTGAAGGTTGTGTTTTCACCTCAATATTCGCTTCAAATGTAGCTAGAATAAAAGTAGTTATACAAGCTGCAAAAAAAGCAGGGAGATGTGTAGGGTTAATCGGTTACAGTTTAAGGCAAAACTATAAAATAGCCGAAGATCTAGGCTTATTACATTATGATTTTCTAACAGAAGATGATATGGCAACAATACCAAAAGAAGAAATGGTTATAATTGCAACAGGATCTCAAGGGCAAAAAAACTCTGGACTTTACAGACTTGCAAATAATCAGATTAACTATATAGATATAGATTCAGATGATACTGTTATTTTATCATCAAGAGCTATACCTGGTAACGAAGATAATATTAGACATATATCTAATAAAATAAAAAGATTAGGAGCAGAGCTAATAACTTGTGATGATGATTTTGTTCATGTTTCTGGCCATAGCTCTCCCGATAACATTGCTCAAATGTATAAGTGGCTAAAGCCTAATACTCTTATTGCAATGCATGGAGAACAAGAACAAGTTGAAGCAAATATAAATCTTGCTAATAGCTTAAAAATACCAAACTCCTTAATTGTGAATAATGGTGAAATATACGATATATATGATAAAAAAGTAATAGAAACAATAGAAACAGGACTAGTATGCAAAAACCATGGTAAAATTGTTTCTATAAACGGATCATCTATTAAAGAGAAAAAAAGAATATCTTTCAATGGAGCTTGTATTGTTTCAATATGCTTAAAGGAAGAGGATAGCAGTTTACTAAAAACTCCTAAAGTTACTTTGCTTGGACTTGATGATCACAAAATAGCTTCTCAAAATACTATAGCAAATCACTTAGAAGAAGAATTAAAAAATCTTAGTTGTATAGACACTCCGCTAGTAAGAAGACTTACAAAGAAAAAGATTAAAGAGATGTTTCAAACTGAAAAACCTATAATTGAAATACATTTATTTTAA
- a CDS encoding alpha/beta fold hydrolase — protein MPEMFLTGPQGRLEVKYHHNQKEDSPIALVIAPSPEKGGTMNNRVVFSMYKTLAQAGFSVLRFNFAGVGKSLGSYSDSGENEINDAMALLNWLQENNPQAKSVWVCGYSFGSWVGLQLVMRRPEIEKFVLVSPPTTKHDFNFLAPYPCKGKIIQGSEDTFAPEHKTAILAKELNEDKGIELEYSVVEGANHYFSGENEAKLIKSLKDYINQHLSLEN, from the coding sequence ATGCCAGAAATGTTTTTAACAGGCCCTCAAGGTAGATTAGAGGTGAAATACCATCATAATCAAAAAGAAGATAGTCCAATTGCTCTAGTAATTGCACCTAGTCCTGAAAAAGGAGGGACTATGAATAACCGTGTAGTTTTCTCTATGTATAAAACACTGGCTCAGGCAGGTTTCTCTGTTTTAAGATTTAACTTTGCAGGTGTAGGTAAGAGTTTAGGAAGCTACTCTGACAGTGGTGAAAACGAAATTAACGATGCTATGGCATTGCTAAATTGGCTACAAGAAAACAACCCTCAAGCTAAAAGTGTTTGGGTTTGTGGATACTCTTTTGGCTCATGGGTTGGGCTACAATTAGTTATGAGAAGACCTGAGATAGAAAAATTTGTTTTAGTATCACCTCCAACAACTAAACATGACTTCAACTTCCTTGCTCCATATCCATGTAAGGGTAAAATAATTCAAGGTTCTGAGGACACTTTTGCTCCAGAGCACAAAACAGCAATACTTGCAAAAGAGCTGAACGAAGATAAGGGCATAGAATTAGAATACAGTGTTGTTGAAGGTGCAAATCATTACTTCTCTGGAGAAAATGAAGCTAAGCTTATAAAGTCTTTAAAAGACTATATTAATCAACACTTGTCTTTAGAAAATTAG
- a CDS encoding Bax inhibitor-1/YccA family protein, translating into MLIDLSQNASEAKRANTNEVIKSTVQSVFNYMGIGLIITAIISYATAHSPMILNAIFGSPLKWLIMLAPFGFVVYMNAKFKTATKSQLKNAFWTFCFVMGLSLSSIFLAYTGVAIFRAFTVSACMFLSMSLYGYTTKKDLTSMGSFMVMGLFGLIISSLINIFLKSTAMDFVISVVGVAVFMGLTAWDVQKLKRTAIFSLTNPQETAKLGIMHALSLYLDFINLFLYILRFQNR; encoded by the coding sequence ATGTTAATAGATTTATCTCAAAATGCTTCAGAGGCTAAAAGAGCAAATACAAATGAAGTTATAAAATCAACAGTTCAGTCTGTATTCAACTACATGGGGATTGGTTTAATAATAACTGCAATCATATCATATGCTACAGCTCATTCTCCAATGATACTTAATGCGATATTCGGTAGCCCTCTAAAATGGCTTATTATGCTTGCTCCATTTGGATTTGTAGTTTATATGAATGCTAAATTCAAAACAGCTACAAAATCTCAATTAAAAAATGCATTTTGGACATTCTGTTTTGTAATGGGTCTATCATTATCATCAATATTCTTAGCATATACAGGAGTTGCAATATTTAGAGCATTTACTGTATCAGCTTGCATGTTCTTATCAATGAGTCTTTATGGCTACACAACCAAAAAAGATTTAACATCTATGGGAAGCTTTATGGTTATGGGATTATTCGGGTTAATTATATCAAGCCTAATAAACATATTCCTAAAATCAACAGCTATGGACTTTGTTATATCTGTAGTTGGAGTTGCTGTTTTCATGGGACTAACTGCTTGGGATGTTCAAAAACTAAAAAGAACTGCAATATTTTCATTAACAAACCCTCAAGAAACAGCTAAGCTTGGAATAATGCATGCATTATCTTTATACTTAGACTTTATAAATTTATTCTTATATATATTAAGATTTCAAAACAGATAG